The Chiloscyllium punctatum isolate Juve2018m chromosome 2, sChiPun1.3, whole genome shotgun sequence genome has a window encoding:
- the lrp2bp gene encoding LRP2-binding protein isoform X2, with amino-acid sequence MYYDGLGTKENPALGVEYMNRIINSEDPRAQHLKFVAYYNLGRASFEGFGIQQSNAEAERLWLLAADDGNPKASVKAQTILGLFYSRPESQDLQKAFFWHSEACGNGSLESQGVLGLMYLTGQGIRKDTQSAWNCLKEASSRGNVYAQGHLVAYFYSRKLYYNTVDLAQRVVEYDNIPRIAKETDCLPVYIAKGIAMAAFYYARCLQLGLGIQQNQTEAMKYYCRAINMDRDIATDLHFQVIMARI; translated from the exons GCTTTGGGTGTGGAATACATGAACAGAATCATAAACTCTGAAGATCCAAGAGCACAACATTTGAAATTTGTAGCATATTACAATTTGGGCAGAGCTTCTTTCGAAGGATTTGGCATCCAGCAGAGCAATGCAGAAGCGGAGAG ACTATGGCTTCTTGCTGCAGATGATGGtaatccaaaagctagtgtgaaAGCCCAAACTATTCTAGGATTGTTTTACTCTCGACCTGAGTCACAGGATTTGCAAAAG GCATTCTTTTGGCATTCTGAAGCATGTGGCAATGGAAGTctagagtcccagggtgtgttgggCTTAATGTACCTCACTGGACAAGGTATCCGTAAGGATACACAGTCTGCATGGAATTGCCTGAAGGAAGCATCAAGCAGAGGCAATGTTTATGCTCAGGGTCACCTAGTTGCTTACTTTTACAGTCGTAAACTGTACTATAACACTGTCGATCTTGCTCAAAG GGTTGTTGAATATGACAATATCCCACGAATAGCAAAAGAAACTGATTGTTTGCCAGTTTACATAGCAAAGGGTATCGCCATGGCTGCTTTCTACTACGCCAGATGTCTACAGTTGGGCTTAGGGATACAACAAAATCAGACAGAAGCCATGAAGTACTACTGCAGG GCAATTAACATGGATCGTGATATAGCAACTGACCTGCATTTTCAAGTTATAATGGCAAGAATTTAA